GTACCCCGGGCCGTGCCTGATGGCCTCTCACGACCGCGATCTGCTCGACAGCGCCGTCACCGGCCTGATCGATCTGGATGGCCCGGAAGGAACCGCGGTCCGCTACGGAGGACGGTACGGGGCCTACACCGCCGAACAGGCCGCGGCACGGCGACGCTGGGAGACCCGTTACCGCGCGTGGGAGGAACGGCTCGCCGCGGCCAGGGCGCGACTCTCCCGCGCCAGTGTGACGGCGCGTGGCTACCGGGGGCCACGCGACACCGGGAAGATGGAGTACGACGCCCGGGCGGTCGGCGCGCAGGCGGCCGTCTCGCGGCAGGCGCGTTCGGCCAGGGAGGAGATCCGGCGCCTGCACGCCTCCTCCGTTCCCAGGCCTCCGGCGCCGTTGCGTTTCCGGGCGGCCGGCCTCGCCGACGGCCCGCCCACGACGGACACCGGTGACGGCCCGCTCGTCGAGGCCGAGGCCACCGAAACACTCGGCGGCATCCGCCTTCCGCCGGTGGTCCTCCAGGGCACGGACCGCGTCGTCGTGGTGGGCCCGAACGGTGCGGGCAAGTCCACTCTGCTCCGCGTCCTCGCCGGAGAGTCGCCTCCGTCCTCCGGTACGGTGCGTCACCGGCCGGGCCTGCGAATCGCGCACCTGCCGCAGGAGAGCCACTTCCCCGCCGAGACCCAGCCGTTGCTGCGGGCCTTCGCCGAGACGGTGAACGCCGCGGAGGACGAAGCCGCTGAGCAACTCCTCGGCCTCGGACTGTTCCGGGAAGAAGACCTGCGGGTGCCGGTGGGTTCGCTGAGTGTGGGCCAGCGCCGTCGGCTCGATCTGGCTCGGCTGGTGAGACTCCAGCCGCACGTGCTGCTCCTGGACGAGCCGACCAACCACCTCAGCCTGCCACTCGTGGAGGACCTCCAGGCAGCGCTCGACGACTTCCCCGGCCCGGTCCTCACCCACGACCGGCGGCTGCGCCGGGTCGCGGGACGGCTGATCGACATGGGAGAGGCCGGCTCCTCGCGTGGCGGCCCCGCCATGTCACCGGAGGGTCGGACGAGGAGAGATCGGTAGCGGGCGCGGCGGCGCCGGGGGAGGTCGAGGGTGCGAGGTCGGGGAGGGCCGGTCGTACTGCTGGTCGTCCTACCAACCTGTCCGGACAGCACACCTGGGGCCGGCCCTCAAGCAGCCGTCGTCTTCGGCTTCCGTATCCGCCGCCACAGGCCGGGCGCCGCGCTGATCAGCAGGGTCAGCGCGACCGCCGCGACCACGCCCTCCCAGGGCTCATCGAACAGCGAACCGCCGAGGATCCCGATCAGCTGGTACGTCACCGCCCAGGCCAGGCAGGCCGGCAGGTTGCCGCGGGCGAAGCGGCGCAGCGGCCACTTCGCCATCAGGCAGGCCAGCATCACCGGGATCCGGCCCGCCGGCACCAGCCGGGACAGCACGAGCACCGCCACCCCGTGCTCGGCGAGCTTCTCCTGGGACCGTCTGAGGCGGTCCTCGGGGGCGCGCGAGCGGATCGCCTCCAGCCAGCGCGAGCCGTTCTTCGAGCCCATCCCGCGCCGCCCCAGCCAGTACAGCGCGATGTCACCGAGGAACGCCGCCGCCGAGGCCGTCACGAACACCAGCGCCAGTGAGAACGGAGCCGTCTGGTGGAAGGCCACCACGGCCGCCGAACTCACCAGCGCCCCCGTCGGCACCACCGGCACCAGCGCGCCGATCAGCACCAGCAGGAACAGCGTCGGATAGCCGATCGCCTGCTGCGCCGTCTCGTGCGGCACGGTCGCCGGGGCGGCCGCGAGCCAGCTCACCGGGCGACCTCCAGCCGCACGCTCTCCCCGTGCCCGAGCCGGTGCACCGACACCCGCGGCGCGTGCTCGGCCGCCAGGCGCACGAACTCGTCGCCCGGCGCGTGGAACTCGTGCGGGCGCACCGCGTCCATCCCGATCGGCCAGTACGTGCCGTAGTGCACCGGCACGGCACTGAGCGGCGCGAGGCGGGCCAGCGCCTGCGCCGCCCGCCCCGCGTCCAGGTGCCCCTCACCGAGGTACGGCCCCCAGCCGCCCACCGGCAGCAGCGCCACGTCGACCGGCCCGACCTCCTGAGCCATGTCGTCGAACAGCCCGGTGTCCCCGGCGAAGTAGGTGCGGGCCTCGCCCTCGACGACGTAGCCGAGTGCGGGGGAGCGGTGCGGGCCCAGCGGCAGCCGCCGGCCGTCGTGCCGGGCGGGCACGGCCCGTATCAGCAGGTCGCCCACCCTGGTTTCGTCCCCCGCAGCCACCTCGCTCACCCGGAGATGAGTGAGCCGGCGCAGCCCCGGTACCGCCCGTGGTGCGCCGCGGGGCACGAGCAGGCGCGTGCCCGCATCGAGCCGCGCCAGCGACGGCACGTGCAGATGGTCGGCGTGCAGGTGGGAGACCAGTGCGACGTCCGCGCGCCGGGCGCCGGGCGGCGGCAGCGCGCCGCGGCGGCGCCGCAGATGCGCGAGCCGCCGCGCGAACAAAGGGTCGGTGAGCACACGCATGTTCGAGTCCTCGACCGTGCAGGTGGCGTGACCCCACCAAGTGATCTCCACCGGCACCTCTTTGCCTCCTTCGCGCGACTCCCCGAAGCCTACGGGCAGGAGTAGGGTCGGCGGCGAAACCCGGAGGTGAGGGGGACTTCATGGGAGAGGTTCGCGGTGCCCACGGCACGTCCTCGCCGCTGCGTGTCACGGCGATCGCCAGTCTGACGCCGCTGGAGGAACTCGACGACGACCCCTTCCTGGTGGACTCCCGCAGCCAGCACGCCATGTGCGCCCGCTGGGCCGCCGAGCGGGGCTACGTCGTCACCCGCGAACTCCTCGTGCGCGGACTGCGGTACGACCACTGCGTCCTGTGGGAGGGCGTCGGACCCGGCCGCGACCTGTTCGTCGCACCGAGCCTGCGCGTGCTCAGCAGCGCGCTGTCGTCGGTCGACGAGTTCACCGCCGAGTGCGCGCGGCGCGGGGTGCGCGTGGAGACGGTCGACCGGGCGGAACCGTCGTACGACGCCCAGATGAAGGCCCGGGTGCACCGCCGGCTGTCGATGCCGACGGCCGGCTACGACGGGCGGTAGCGGGCCCGACCAGGGGGCGGGGCGGCGAGGTGGCGGCTCTGTCAGTGCCGTATGACAGTCTTGGCTGAAGGCCCGCATCGACGACGGGCCCGGACGTGAGGTGTACGGGGCGTGCGTGGAGGGCGTTGGCGGCGGGTCGCCAGTCAGGTCGGGCGGAGCGTCGCGGTGTGGGCCGTGTCCACCCTGACGATGCTCGTGCTGGCCGGCATCCTGCCGGACTTCCGGCTCCAGTCCGCCGACGGCGACAGCGCCACCCGGATCGCCGCCACCGCGGCCCTCGGCGCCGGCGCCTTCGGCCTGCTGTCGGCCCTCGTGTGGCCCCTTCTCGTACGGCTCCTGCTGCTGGTGCCCGCGCTCGTGCTCGGCCTGCTGGTCTTCTTCCTCAACGGCTCGCTGCTGATCCTCGCCCTGCGCATCGTCCCCTCCGGCGACAGCGAGGCCGCCCCCGAGACGGCCGTCATCGTCGCCGCCGTCATGTCCGCCGTCGCCTCCGCCACCGGCGCCGCCCTGGCCGTCCGCGACGACGACGCCTACCGGCGCCGCCTGTACCGCCTCGCCGACCGCCGCCGCAGAACCCTGCCGCCCGGCCCGACCAGCCCCGGCACCGTCTTCCTGCAACTCGACGGCGTCGGCCACGACGTCCTGCTCACCGCGGTCGGCCAGGGTCTGATGCCCACCGTCGCCCGCTGGCTCGACGGCGGCGACGGACGCCGCCCCACCCACCGGCTCACCCCGTGGCGCACCGACTGGTCCAGCCAGACCGGCGCCAGCCAGCTCGGCATCCTGCACGGCAGCAACCACGACATCCCGGCCTTCCGCTGGTACGAGAAGGACCGCCGCGAAGTCATGGTCTGCAACCGCCCGACCAGCGCCGCCGAACTCCAGCGCCGTGCGGTCGCGGCCACCGGCGACGGCGGACTGCTCAGCGCCGACGGCGCCAGCCGCGGCAACCTCTTCTCCGGCGGCGCCGACGAACAGGCCCTCGTCCTGTCCGTCGCCGGCCGCCGCAGTCGCGAGAACCGCTCCAGAGCGGGCTACTTCGCCTACTTCTCCGACCCGGCCAACGCGGTGCGCACCGCCCTGTCCTTCGTCGCCGACGCCGGCCGCGAGATAGGCCAGTCCACCCGGAACCGCGTGCGCAAGGTCCGCCCCCGGGTCTCCCGCGGCGGCCTCTACCCCTTCATCCGCGCCTTCGCCACCGTCGTCGAACGCGACGTCGTGGTCGCCGCGGTCATGGGCGACATGCTCGCCTGCCGCACCTCCGTCTACGCCGACCTCGTGGCGTACGACGAAGTGGCGCACCACTCCGGGCCGTTCAGCCGCGACGCCGAGAAGGTCCTCGAACGCCTCGACCGGGCGCTCGCGCTCATCGAGAACGTCGCCGAGCACGCCCCGCGCCCGTACCGCATCGTCGTGCTGTCCGACCACGGCCAGAGCCCCGGCGAGACCTTCCGCACCCGCTACGGCCTCACCCTCGGCGACCTGGTCCGGGCCGGCTGCGGGCTGCCCGTACCGCGCAAGGCCGAGCGCACCCACAGCGGCGCCGAGGCCCGCGCCGCCGTCCGCGCCGCGCTGCGCCGGCCCGTCGAGGAGGGCGGCGAGCAGCACCGGCCCTCGCACCGCCGCTCGGAACCGATCGTGCTGGCCTCCGGCAACCTCGGCCTGGTCTCCTTCCCGGACGTCCCGCACCGCATGAGCAAGGAGGAGCTGGACGCCCGCCACCCCGCCCTGCTGACGACCCTCGCCAACCACCCCGGCATCGGCTTCCTGCTCGTGCGCAGCGAGGAGCACGGCGGGGTCGTCCTCGGCCCGTTCGGCACGGAAATACCGCTGGACGAGCTCGACGACAACCCCGGCCCGCTCGCCGACTTCGGGCCCGGCGCCGCCGACGTCGTCCGCCGCACGCACTCGTTCCCGCACACCGCCGACATCATGGTCAACTCCTGGTACGACCCCGCCGAGGGCGAGGTCCTCGCCTTCGAGGAGCAGATCGGCTCGCACGGCGGCCTCGGCGGCGCCCAGGCCAAGCCGTTCCTGCTGTCGCCGCTCGCCTTCTCCGCACCCGTCGAGGACGGCGAGGAACTAGCCGGCGCCGAGCACATACACCGCGTGCTGCACCGCTGGCTGCGCGAGTCGGACGGCCCGCAAGTCCCGCTGCCGGCACGCCAGGAGCGACGCGCCGCCTGAACCCAGGTGGAAAATCGGCTGCGCCCGTCGATCGCCGCGCCCAGACTGTTCGTATCGGACCTCGCGCACCAGCGAGC
The nucleotide sequence above comes from Streptomyces sp. NL15-2K. Encoded proteins:
- a CDS encoding ATP-binding cassette domain-containing protein, yielding MGRSGRPSRGDPGHLPQEPELPGGWDLSRCLSLARADLDRISGRMRELEQRMDGADADELPLVLDEYAALQEEFAARDGWRFEARAEEVFEALGLRRLPPARLVRDLSGGERARLSLALLVLRRPPALLLDEPTNHLDDAAADWLAGWLRTYPGPCLMASHDRDLLDSAVTGLIDLDGPEGTAVRYGGRYGAYTAEQAAARRRWETRYRAWEERLAAARARLSRASVTARGYRGPRDTGKMEYDARAVGAQAAVSRQARSAREEIRRLHASSVPRPPAPLRFRAAGLADGPPTTDTGDGPLVEAEATETLGGIRLPPVVLQGTDRVVVVGPNGAGKSTLLRVLAGESPPSSGTVRHRPGLRIAHLPQESHFPAETQPLLRAFAETVNAAEDEAAEQLLGLGLFREEDLRVPVGSLSVGQRRRLDLARLVRLQPHVLLLDEPTNHLSLPLVEDLQAALDDFPGPVLTHDRRLRRVAGRLIDMGEAGSSRGGPAMSPEGRTRRDR
- a CDS encoding DedA family protein translates to MSWLAAAPATVPHETAQQAIGYPTLFLLVLIGALVPVVPTGALVSSAAVVAFHQTAPFSLALVFVTASAAAFLGDIALYWLGRRGMGSKNGSRWLEAIRSRAPEDRLRRSQEKLAEHGVAVLVLSRLVPAGRIPVMLACLMAKWPLRRFARGNLPACLAWAVTYQLIGILGGSLFDEPWEGVVAAVALTLLISAAPGLWRRIRKPKTTAA
- a CDS encoding MBL fold metallo-hydrolase, with protein sequence MPVEITWWGHATCTVEDSNMRVLTDPLFARRLAHLRRRRGALPPPGARRADVALVSHLHADHLHVPSLARLDAGTRLLVPRGAPRAVPGLRRLTHLRVSEVAAGDETRVGDLLIRAVPARHDGRRLPLGPHRSPALGYVVEGEARTYFAGDTGLFDDMAQEVGPVDVALLPVGGWGPYLGEGHLDAGRAAQALARLAPLSAVPVHYGTYWPIGMDAVRPHEFHAPGDEFVRLAAEHAPRVSVHRLGHGESVRLEVAR
- a CDS encoding phage holin family protein; protein product: MRGGRWRRVASQVGRSVAVWAVSTLTMLVLAGILPDFRLQSADGDSATRIAATAALGAGAFGLLSALVWPLLVRLLLLVPALVLGLLVFFLNGSLLILALRIVPSGDSEAAPETAVIVAAVMSAVASATGAALAVRDDDAYRRRLYRLADRRRRTLPPGPTSPGTVFLQLDGVGHDVLLTAVGQGLMPTVARWLDGGDGRRPTHRLTPWRTDWSSQTGASQLGILHGSNHDIPAFRWYEKDRREVMVCNRPTSAAELQRRAVAATGDGGLLSADGASRGNLFSGGADEQALVLSVAGRRSRENRSRAGYFAYFSDPANAVRTALSFVADAGREIGQSTRNRVRKVRPRVSRGGLYPFIRAFATVVERDVVVAAVMGDMLACRTSVYADLVAYDEVAHHSGPFSRDAEKVLERLDRALALIENVAEHAPRPYRIVVLSDHGQSPGETFRTRYGLTLGDLVRAGCGLPVPRKAERTHSGAEARAAVRAALRRPVEEGGEQHRPSHRRSEPIVLASGNLGLVSFPDVPHRMSKEELDARHPALLTTLANHPGIGFLLVRSEEHGGVVLGPFGTEIPLDELDDNPGPLADFGPGAADVVRRTHSFPHTADIMVNSWYDPAEGEVLAFEEQIGSHGGLGGAQAKPFLLSPLAFSAPVEDGEELAGAEHIHRVLHRWLRESDGPQVPLPARQERRAA